In Populus trichocarpa isolate Nisqually-1 chromosome 12, P.trichocarpa_v4.1, whole genome shotgun sequence, a genomic segment contains:
- the LOC7496411 gene encoding ultraviolet-B receptor UVR8-like: MPMDATTSGTPTIQYHNINDQPVTVTAIVAVPVSTYQRNQRHCFGDLIPGEFPLATNPSIVLHVLTACNLDPQDLAKLEATCSFFRQPANFPPDNELSISELAALDMCQKRAIFKPMAPEERQDLKQRCGGSWKLVLRFLLAGEACCRRERSQAIAGPGHSIAVTSNGAVYSFGSNSSGQLGHGTTEEEWRPRQIRSLRGIRIIQAAAGPGRTMLISDAGRVYAFGKDSFGEAEYGAQGSKMVTTPQLVESLKNIFVVQAVIGNFFTAVLSREGRVYTFSWGNDGRIGHQTEPNDVEPHPLLGALENIPVVQIAAGYCYLLALACHPSGMSVYSVGCGLGGKLGHGSRTDEKYPRLIEQFQLLNLQPMVVAAGAWHAAVVGRDGRVCTWGWGRYGCLGHGNEECESVPKVVEALSKVKAVNVATGDYTTFVVSDEGDVYSFGCGESASLGHNAAADEQGNRHVNVLSPELVTSLKEVKERVVQISLTNSIYWNAHTFALTESGKLYAFGAGDKGQLGMELVNNQSERGNPERVDVDLR; encoded by the exons ATGCCCATGGATGCCACTACGAGTGGAACCCCAACTATACAATACCATAACATCAATGATCAACCTGTCACTGTCACAGCCATTGTTGCTGTTCCTGTTTCAACATATCAGCGAAATCAGCGCCATTGTTTTGGGGACTTGATTCCTGGAGAATTCCCGTTAGCTACCAATCCATCAATTGTCCTTCATGTTCTCACCGCGTGTAACTTGGATCCTCAAGATCTTGCAAAACTAGAG GCAACATGCTCCTTCTTTAGGCAGCCAGCAAACTTCCCCCCCGACAATGAATTATCCATATCAGAGCTTGCTGCTCTGGATATGTGTCAAAAAAGAGCCATATTTAAGCCAATGGCACCTGAAGAACgccaagatttgaaacaaaGATGCGGGGGCTCGTGGAAACTGGTCCTGCGATTTTTGCTGGCTGGAGAAGCATGTTGCAGGAGGGAGAGATCCCAGGCAATTGCAGGACCTGGTCACAGTATTGCTGTGACATCGAATGGAGCAGTTTACTCCTTTGGCTCTAATAGCTCAGGACAACTTGGGCATGGCACCACTGAAGAGGAGTGGCGACCTCGGCAAATCAG ATCCCTCCGAGGCATTCGAATTATCCAAGCAGCTGCTGGACCTGGTAGGACAATGCTGATTAGTGATGCTGGGCGGGTTTATGCCTTTGGAAAGGATTCCTTTGGTGAAGCTGAGTACGGAGCTCAAGGATCTAAAATGGTTACAACTCCACAGCTGGTTGAGtccttgaaaaacatatttgtgGTGCAAGCTGTGATAGGAAATTTTTTCACTGCTGTATTGTCCAGAGAAGGAAGGGTTTATACATTTTCTTGGGGAAATGATGGCAGAATTGGTCATCAGACAGAGCCAAATGATGTTGAACCCCATCCTTTGTTGGGGGCACTTGAGAACATTCCAGTGGTACAAATTGCAGCTGGATACTGTTACCTTCTTGCTCTGGCCTGTCATCCTAGTGGCAT GTCAGTATACTCTGTTGGATGTGGCTTGGGTGGGAAGCTTGGACATGGATCAAGAACTGATGAGAAATACCCCCGATTGATAGAACAGTTCCAGCTTTTGAACCTTCAGCCAATGGTGGTTGCCGCTGGTGCATGGCATGCTGCTGTGGTAGGAAGGGATGGGCGGGTTTGCACATGGGGTTGGGGTCGCTATGGGTGTTTGGGCCATGGAAATGAAGAGTGTGAATCAGTTCCTAAGGTGGTGGAAGCATTGAGCAAGGTCAAAGCTGTTAATGTTGCTACAGGGGATTACACAACCTTCGTGGTTTCTGATGAGGGTGACGTATACTCATTTGGTTGTGGTGAATCTGCTAGTCTAGGTCATAATGCTGCTGCTGATGAACAG GGAAATAGGCATGTCAATGTGTTAAGCCCAGAGCTAGTAACATCATTGAAGGAGGTGAAGGAGCGAGTAGTGCAGATCAGCCTAACCAATTCCATATACTGGAATGCCCACACCTTTGCACTCACTGAATCTGGGAAACTGTATGCATTTGGTGCCGGAGACAAAGGGCAGCTTGGTATGGAACTTGTCAACAACCAAAGCGAAAGGGGGAATCCAGAACGCGTGGATGTGGATCTAAGGTAG